The following proteins come from a genomic window of Pirellula staleyi DSM 6068:
- a CDS encoding YciI family protein, with amino-acid sequence MKVMVIVKASKSSEASVMPSEELLNDMGKYNEQLVAAGIMLSGDGLKASSFGKRVVFSGKDRTVYDGPFSETKELIAGFWMWQVKSMDEAMEWVKKCPNPMLEDSEIEIRPVFEMEDFGDAVTPEVMEREARLRQQLEGK; translated from the coding sequence ATGAAGGTCATGGTGATTGTTAAAGCATCGAAAAGTTCGGAAGCGAGTGTGATGCCGAGTGAAGAACTCCTCAACGATATGGGGAAGTACAACGAGCAACTCGTCGCGGCTGGCATCATGCTGTCGGGCGATGGCCTCAAAGCCAGTTCATTCGGTAAACGTGTGGTCTTCTCGGGAAAAGATCGGACCGTCTATGACGGGCCATTTTCGGAAACGAAAGAGCTCATTGCCGGTTTTTGGATGTGGCAAGTGAAGTCGATGGACGAGGCTATGGAGTGGGTCAAAAAATGTCCCAATCCAATGCTCGAAGATTCGGAAATCGAGATTCGTCCCGTTTTCGAAATGGAAGATTTTGGCGATGCCGTGACACCCGAAGTGATGGAGCGTGAAGCCCGTTTACGCCAGCAACTCGAAGGGAAATAA
- the cydB gene encoding cytochrome d ubiquinol oxidase subunit II gives MDWPLLWFVLLGVLLTGYAILDGFDLGVGMLHLVARTDEERRIVINSIGPIWDGNEVWLVTFGGAMFAAFPEAYATVFSGYYEAFMAVLGALIFRAVSIEFRSKFPSSRWRTVWDYVFCGSSLLASLVFGVAVGSAMMGIPLSSRGIFQSSVFTQVGWYSLLTGLLTIAMFVMHGAIFLGLKTEGDLRKRIGLWTWRGYFAFLTLYLVSTIATVTTVPRALVNFEEFPWAFLVVVLSMLAIANIPRSLMANDLSQAFVSSCCTIAGLIFLFGTALFPNLVTSNPNPENSLTIYNASSSIYTLQIMAVVAVIGMPCVIAYTAIVYWTFRGRVKLDKHSY, from the coding sequence ATGGATTGGCCTCTGCTGTGGTTTGTGCTGCTGGGAGTATTGCTCACCGGTTATGCCATTCTCGATGGTTTTGATTTGGGTGTAGGGATGCTGCACCTGGTGGCTCGCACCGACGAAGAGCGGCGCATTGTGATCAACTCAATCGGTCCGATTTGGGATGGCAACGAAGTGTGGCTCGTCACCTTCGGTGGTGCGATGTTCGCCGCATTTCCCGAAGCTTATGCCACGGTCTTTTCGGGGTACTACGAAGCGTTCATGGCAGTTTTGGGAGCACTTATTTTCCGAGCGGTGTCGATCGAATTTCGCAGCAAGTTTCCTTCGAGCCGCTGGCGAACTGTGTGGGACTACGTTTTTTGCGGCAGTAGTTTGCTCGCCTCTCTGGTATTTGGAGTGGCAGTCGGGAGCGCGATGATGGGGATCCCGCTTTCGTCACGCGGTATTTTTCAGAGCAGTGTCTTTACGCAAGTCGGCTGGTATTCACTACTCACGGGCCTTCTCACGATTGCGATGTTCGTGATGCATGGGGCGATCTTTCTGGGGCTAAAGACCGAAGGTGATTTACGAAAGCGAATCGGCTTGTGGACGTGGCGGGGCTACTTTGCTTTTCTCACGCTCTATCTCGTCTCGACGATCGCAACCGTCACTACGGTTCCCCGAGCACTGGTCAATTTTGAGGAGTTTCCATGGGCCTTTCTGGTCGTCGTGCTCAGTATGCTTGCCATCGCAAATATCCCCCGCTCTTTGATGGCCAATGATCTCTCGCAAGCGTTCGTCTCCTCGTGCTGCACCATCGCGGGGCTGATCTTTTTGTTCGGTACGGCCCTCTTTCCTAATCTTGTAACCTCGAATCCGAATCCCGAAAACAGTTTGACGATTTACAACGCATCGTCGTCGATCTACACGCTGCAAATCATGGCAGTAGTTGCAGTGATTGGAATGCCGTGTGTGATAGCCTACACCGCGATAGTTTACTGGACATTTCGAGGTCGCGTGAAACTCGATAAACACAGCTACTGA
- a CDS encoding Gfo/Idh/MocA family oxidoreductase, giving the protein MTHRLIRRDFLRTGAALLALGMAGRRAVAVDANSKLRTAHIGVGGMGGADLGSIASHGSVEVAALCDVDSGNLDVAAGSFPNAKKFKDFREMITAMGDTIDAVVVSTPDHTHAPAAMTAMLAGKPVYCQKPLTHEVFEARKLRLFAEEKKLVTQMGIQVHSSSVYRRAVQMIQSGVIGKVSQVHAWSNKNWGYDGPAFEGDHKVPGKLDWNLWLGTTKERPFVPGVYHPGNWRKLIDFGTGTLGDMGVHIFDTPYAALELTTPKWAKTTCRAPTGVGHPEENIVEYEFPATKHTTESLSWKWYDGGFAPPKSEALQLPAGLNLPGQGALFVGEGGYMLLPHVGEAVLFPQEKFKDYVPPQVEDQNHYHQWVDACMGKGTTSAPFSYGGPLTESLLLGVVANRYPDTKLMWDAEKLEVTNLAEANQLIKREYRDGFKVEGLS; this is encoded by the coding sequence ATGACGCATCGTTTGATTCGCCGTGATTTTCTTCGTACCGGTGCTGCACTTCTCGCACTCGGAATGGCTGGCCGCCGAGCGGTCGCTGTCGACGCCAATAGCAAACTTCGCACCGCGCACATCGGTGTAGGTGGCATGGGTGGGGCCGATTTAGGTTCCATCGCTTCCCACGGAAGTGTCGAAGTCGCCGCTTTGTGCGATGTCGACAGTGGCAATCTCGACGTTGCTGCGGGAAGCTTCCCCAACGCCAAGAAGTTCAAAGACTTCCGCGAAATGATCACAGCCATGGGGGACACGATCGACGCCGTGGTTGTCTCGACTCCTGATCATACGCATGCGCCTGCAGCAATGACCGCGATGCTCGCAGGTAAGCCTGTTTACTGCCAAAAGCCGCTGACCCACGAAGTGTTCGAAGCTCGCAAGTTACGGCTGTTTGCCGAAGAGAAAAAATTGGTCACGCAAATGGGGATCCAAGTGCATAGCAGCAGCGTCTATCGCCGCGCTGTGCAGATGATTCAAAGTGGCGTGATCGGAAAAGTGAGCCAGGTACATGCCTGGTCGAACAAGAACTGGGGCTACGATGGACCCGCGTTTGAGGGCGATCATAAGGTTCCAGGTAAGCTCGACTGGAACCTTTGGCTCGGCACCACGAAGGAGCGTCCGTTTGTCCCGGGGGTCTATCACCCCGGCAATTGGCGCAAGCTGATCGATTTCGGCACCGGCACATTGGGAGACATGGGTGTGCACATCTTCGACACCCCGTATGCCGCACTCGAACTCACCACCCCCAAGTGGGCCAAGACCACTTGCCGCGCACCAACTGGTGTGGGGCATCCGGAAGAGAACATCGTCGAGTACGAGTTCCCCGCCACCAAGCACACCACCGAATCGCTCTCGTGGAAATGGTACGACGGCGGCTTTGCTCCTCCCAAAAGCGAAGCACTGCAACTCCCAGCCGGTTTGAATCTGCCAGGGCAGGGGGCTCTGTTTGTGGGCGAAGGGGGCTACATGCTATTGCCGCACGTTGGCGAAGCGGTCCTCTTTCCTCAAGAGAAGTTCAAGGACTACGTTCCACCGCAGGTCGAAGACCAAAACCACTATCATCAGTGGGTCGACGCCTGCATGGGGAAGGGAACGACCTCCGCACCTTTCAGCTACGGTGGACCACTTACCGAATCGCTGCTGCTAGGTGTCGTCGCCAATCGCTATCCCGATACCAAGCTGATGTGGGATGCTGAAAAGCTCGAGGTGACGAACCTCGCTGAAGCGAATCAATTGATCAAACGCGAGTATCGCGACGGCTTCAAAGTCGAAGGACTTTCGTAA
- a CDS encoding extradiol dioxygenase yields the protein MSTKMFLNLPVKDLPKSIEFFTKLGYKFNPQFTDESATCMIVSESNFVMLLAEGRFQEFTPKAIADATKTTEMLIGLSCESRDKVREMVAKALAAGGTKYADEKDYGFMLQHGYQDLDGHIWELFYMDPAHVQPQA from the coding sequence ATGTCGACCAAGATGTTCCTGAATCTCCCCGTGAAGGATTTGCCGAAGTCGATCGAGTTTTTCACGAAGCTCGGCTATAAGTTCAATCCGCAGTTCACCGACGAATCGGCCACCTGCATGATTGTGAGCGAATCGAATTTCGTGATGCTGCTGGCCGAAGGCCGCTTTCAGGAGTTCACTCCCAAAGCAATCGCCGATGCCACCAAGACCACCGAGATGCTGATTGGGCTCTCGTGCGAAAGTCGCGATAAAGTGCGCGAAATGGTGGCCAAAGCCTTGGCTGCTGGTGGCACCAAGTATGCCGACGAGAAGGACTACGGCTTCATGCTGCAGCATGGCTATCAAGATCTCGATGGCCACATCTGGGAGCTGTTCTACATGGATCCCGCACATGTTCAGCCGCAAGCGTAG
- a CDS encoding membrane protein translates to MPKLSILIYGLLSYLLGSLVLVYAIGFLGGFLAPTQLDGPRTFTIVEAMAVDVALLLLFAVQHSVMARPWFKVQLTRLLPAAMERSTYVLLSSVVMLLLFWQWRPINWIIWNAESPLLRVACYALYATGWLVIVLSTLQINHFDLFGLRQVWLAFTGKSYTHLPLTRPLFYRWVRHPLYVGWLLTFWATPTMGLGHLLFASITTLYILVAIVLEERDLLAHHGPAYAAYQKEVPMLVPGLRGR, encoded by the coding sequence ATGCCAAAACTTTCCATTCTGATTTACGGCCTGCTGAGCTACCTGCTGGGGTCGCTCGTACTGGTTTACGCGATCGGATTTCTGGGTGGATTTCTCGCGCCCACGCAACTCGATGGGCCGCGCACATTTACTATTGTCGAAGCGATGGCCGTTGATGTCGCGCTGCTGCTACTGTTTGCTGTTCAGCATAGTGTGATGGCGCGACCGTGGTTCAAAGTGCAACTGACACGTCTGTTGCCAGCAGCCATGGAACGGAGTACCTACGTCCTGCTATCGAGTGTCGTGATGCTGCTTCTCTTTTGGCAATGGCGGCCGATCAACTGGATCATCTGGAATGCCGAGTCCCCGCTGCTGCGAGTTGCTTGCTACGCACTTTATGCAACGGGCTGGCTTGTGATTGTGCTCAGCACGCTGCAGATTAACCACTTCGATCTCTTTGGACTACGACAAGTTTGGCTGGCGTTCACCGGGAAGTCATACACCCACCTGCCGCTCACTCGTCCCCTCTTCTATCGCTGGGTGCGTCATCCACTCTATGTCGGCTGGCTACTCACCTTTTGGGCTACACCCACAATGGGTCTTGGGCATTTGCTCTTCGCGAGCATCACAACGCTATACATCCTCGTCGCTATTGTTTTGGAAGAGCGTGATTTACTTGCCCATCATGGACCAGCGTACGCGGCTTATCAGAAGGAAGTGCCGATGCTTGTGCCCGGTTTACGTGGCAGATAG
- a CDS encoding cytochrome ubiquinol oxidase subunit I, with translation MDVLLLSRLQFAFTIMFHYLFPPLTIGLGIMLVYLEGMFLWTKTPIYETAARFWTKVFGLNFALGVVTGIVMEFEFGTNWAAYSRYVGDVFGSALAAEGIFAFFLESGFLSLLLFGWDRVGPKMHFFATCMVAIGGIFSSVWITVANSWQQTPAGHVIREQVINGHVFLRAEIVDFWAMVFNPSTVNRLIHVWLGAFVLGAFFVMSISAWYLLKKRHLEFAKKSFGGALIFATVSSYLQLASGHFQAEGVAHHQPAKLAAMEGLYTTQKQAPVYLFGWPDSQTKQVKYGIPIPGMLSLMVTGDSNQEVRGLDQLDPIWGTPPVWITFQAYHIMIAIGMIFIVSCTYSCFLLYRGTLYETRWVLWYHVFALGLAFLANEMGWVSAEVGRQPWIVYPTLVDGLPTGGLRTSAALSEAVIAEQVLGSIIFFAIVYGLLFVLWITLLHQKISHGPDDHAKESGEHPRSDQPQNVMDAATELASHDQSLTGKPAT, from the coding sequence ATGGATGTGCTGCTGCTCTCGCGACTTCAGTTCGCCTTCACGATCATGTTTCACTATTTGTTCCCGCCGCTCACGATCGGCCTGGGGATAATGCTGGTCTATCTCGAAGGGATGTTTCTCTGGACGAAGACTCCCATCTACGAAACGGCGGCCCGATTCTGGACCAAAGTCTTTGGACTCAACTTCGCCCTCGGAGTCGTCACCGGGATTGTGATGGAGTTTGAGTTTGGGACGAACTGGGCCGCCTACTCACGCTATGTGGGGGACGTGTTCGGTTCGGCGCTGGCAGCCGAAGGGATTTTTGCCTTCTTTCTGGAGTCAGGATTCCTCTCACTGCTCTTGTTTGGTTGGGATCGTGTCGGACCGAAGATGCATTTCTTTGCGACCTGCATGGTAGCGATCGGCGGCATCTTTTCTTCGGTCTGGATCACGGTGGCCAATTCGTGGCAGCAAACTCCCGCTGGGCATGTGATACGTGAGCAGGTGATTAACGGCCACGTTTTTCTACGGGCTGAAATCGTCGACTTCTGGGCGATGGTGTTTAATCCTTCGACCGTCAACCGACTCATTCATGTCTGGCTCGGCGCGTTTGTGCTGGGCGCGTTCTTTGTGATGAGCATTTCTGCCTGGTATTTGCTGAAAAAACGGCATCTCGAGTTCGCGAAAAAGTCGTTCGGAGGAGCACTGATTTTTGCTACCGTTTCGTCGTACTTGCAGCTTGCGAGTGGGCACTTTCAGGCAGAAGGGGTAGCCCATCATCAGCCTGCCAAACTGGCCGCGATGGAAGGTCTCTACACCACGCAAAAGCAGGCGCCGGTCTATCTATTTGGCTGGCCCGATTCGCAGACCAAGCAGGTGAAATACGGCATTCCTATTCCCGGCATGCTCAGTCTGATGGTTACGGGGGATAGCAACCAAGAGGTTCGCGGGCTCGATCAACTCGATCCAATTTGGGGGACACCGCCCGTTTGGATCACCTTCCAGGCCTATCACATCATGATTGCCATTGGGATGATCTTCATCGTGTCGTGCACCTATAGCTGTTTTTTGCTCTATCGAGGGACACTGTACGAGACGAGATGGGTCCTGTGGTACCACGTCTTCGCCCTCGGGCTTGCGTTTTTGGCGAACGAGATGGGATGGGTGTCGGCCGAAGTGGGACGACAGCCGTGGATCGTCTATCCGACTTTGGTGGATGGATTGCCAACGGGTGGACTACGAACGAGCGCCGCCCTTTCGGAAGCGGTGATAGCCGAGCAAGTGCTCGGGTCGATCATTTTCTTTGCCATCGTGTATGGCCTGTTGTTCGTACTTTGGATCACGCTGCTGCATCAAAAAATCTCGCACGGCCCCGATGATCATGCGAAAGAGTCTGGCGAACATCCGCGGAGTGATCAGCCGCAAAATGTGATGGATGCCGCAACTGAGCTTGCTAGCCACGATCAGTCGCTCACGGGAAAACCAGCGACTTGA
- a CDS encoding ThuA domain-containing protein yields MTQPARFLRMLLVAILLGCALLSSPEAADAEEAAKKVVRVLVWDEQQPAQKEAYENFLGNAIAEHLKAKPEFRVLSTNLDAADQGLDNATLDATDVIIWWGHVRHADVKADRVKEIVERVKRGQLQFIALHSAHFAEPFMQLMWERAKEEAIAEQAKLTPITKIDLGSPPKRAMLQEGAKLTPRIETTAAGPVLVPPGCIFPAWRNDGAKSTVTTLAADHPIAQGLPKTFEIPKTEMYSEPFHVPTPEAVVFEERWEKGEHFRSGCVWKVGQGKVFYYRPGHETYPIFKQAENLLIIENAIRWMGTGN; encoded by the coding sequence ATGACACAGCCTGCTCGATTCCTTCGTATGTTATTGGTCGCCATCCTTCTTGGCTGCGCTCTGCTTTCATCGCCTGAAGCAGCCGATGCAGAAGAGGCTGCGAAGAAAGTGGTGCGCGTGCTTGTTTGGGACGAACAGCAGCCGGCGCAAAAGGAGGCTTACGAGAATTTCCTAGGAAACGCGATTGCCGAGCATTTGAAGGCCAAGCCCGAGTTTCGGGTGCTTTCCACGAACCTTGATGCCGCCGATCAAGGGCTCGACAACGCCACGCTCGATGCCACCGATGTCATCATTTGGTGGGGACATGTGCGTCATGCCGATGTGAAAGCCGACCGGGTGAAGGAGATTGTTGAGCGCGTGAAACGGGGTCAGCTACAGTTCATTGCGCTTCACTCAGCGCACTTTGCTGAACCGTTCATGCAGCTGATGTGGGAGCGTGCGAAAGAAGAAGCTATTGCCGAGCAAGCGAAGCTGACACCGATCACCAAGATTGATCTCGGTTCTCCTCCCAAGCGCGCGATGCTGCAGGAAGGTGCCAAGCTAACGCCACGGATCGAAACGACCGCAGCAGGCCCGGTGCTTGTTCCGCCGGGATGCATCTTTCCAGCATGGCGCAACGATGGAGCGAAAAGCACCGTCACTACGCTGGCTGCCGATCATCCGATCGCCCAAGGTTTGCCCAAGACGTTCGAAATCCCCAAGACCGAAATGTATAGCGAGCCATTTCACGTTCCCACGCCCGAAGCGGTCGTCTTCGAAGAACGCTGGGAAAAGGGAGAGCATTTTCGGAGCGGATGCGTGTGGAAGGTCGGCCAAGGAAAAGTCTTCTACTACCGCCCCGGCCACGAAACCTATCCCATCTTCAAACAGGCCGAGAATCTGCTGATTATCGAGAACGCCATTCGCTGGATGGGTACTGGAAACTAA
- a CDS encoding DUF1579 domain-containing protein, translating into MHETPQSQHEWLARMVGKWTCEMECSMGPDQPPIKSTGTEETHTLGGLWVVSCGTMSMPGGDEGKSMMTLGFSPRSGKFVGSFHASMMTQQWIYCGSLDESGKILTLDTEGLNFTQTALARYQDVIEIPSADVRTMYSQILQEDGTWLRFMNMTYRRIG; encoded by the coding sequence ATGCACGAAACTCCCCAATCGCAGCACGAGTGGCTCGCGCGCATGGTCGGCAAATGGACCTGTGAAATGGAGTGCAGCATGGGGCCCGATCAGCCTCCGATAAAATCGACGGGTACCGAGGAAACACACACCCTCGGCGGTCTCTGGGTGGTTTCGTGCGGCACCATGTCGATGCCCGGCGGTGACGAAGGTAAGTCGATGATGACGCTCGGTTTCAGTCCTCGCAGCGGAAAATTTGTCGGCTCGTTCCATGCCTCGATGATGACTCAGCAGTGGATCTACTGCGGTTCGCTCGACGAGAGTGGCAAGATCCTGACGCTCGATACCGAGGGGCTGAACTTCACGCAAACTGCGCTGGCTCGCTATCAAGATGTGATTGAGATTCCTTCTGCCGATGTCCGCACCATGTACTCACAGATTCTGCAAGAAGACGGCACTTGGCTGAGGTTCATGAATATGACTTACCGCCGCATAGGTTGA
- a CDS encoding GyrI-like domain-containing protein, producing MQLTPVFRDVPAMRWAGIMRRYSMESRCEIPQLWGQFAPHIGQIPGQVGRRSYGISVLVSGTDCDFDYMAAVEVHSSAEIPDGMAEFAIPPQKFAVLLHTGHVSELPGFIDAIYRQWLPTSGLRTAPGPCIECYTEEFCGEKMIGGMEIWVPIVS from the coding sequence ATGCAGCTGACACCCGTTTTCCGCGATGTTCCTGCCATGCGATGGGCGGGAATTATGCGGCGCTATTCGATGGAAAGTCGTTGCGAAATTCCACAGTTGTGGGGCCAGTTTGCGCCACACATCGGCCAGATTCCTGGTCAGGTGGGGCGTCGCAGCTACGGCATTTCGGTCCTCGTGAGTGGCACCGATTGTGACTTCGATTATATGGCTGCTGTCGAGGTTCATTCGTCCGCCGAAATTCCAGACGGAATGGCCGAGTTTGCCATCCCCCCGCAGAAATTCGCGGTGCTGCTTCATACAGGCCATGTCAGCGAGTTGCCCGGTTTCATCGATGCGATCTATCGCCAGTGGCTACCGACCTCGGGCCTCCGCACCGCACCTGGACCTTGCATCGAGTGCTACACCGAAGAGTTCTGCGGCGAAAAGATGATCGGTGGCATGGAAATCTGGGTCCCGATTGTTAGCTAA
- a CDS encoding RNA polymerase sigma factor — protein sequence MPIPQDVLVRDRVEAIYRTESRRVFATLVRMIGDFDLAEEVMHEAFAAAVEKWTLEGIPKSPRAWLVSTGRFKAIDIIRRRTRFDASLESIARDETQTSSAITSDEDVEDDRLRLIFTCCHPSLAAPTQVALTLREVCGLATEAIASAFLSNVVTIQQRIVRGKAKIRDAKIPYQVPSASDLPERLESVLAVIYLVFNEGYYASSGATVTRADLSEEAIRLGRLVVELLPDSETLGLLALMLLQESRRDARANDHGDLILLEDQDRSRWNRLLITEGTEIVRRALASPQVGSYTLQAAIAAVHADARTAAETDWRQIVELYHLLAQAQPSPVVDLNRAVAIAMRDGPAAGLALVDELLARGELADYHLAHAARADLCRRLSRVEEARTSYLRALELARQEPERRFLQRRVNELAG from the coding sequence GTGCCCATCCCTCAAGATGTTCTCGTTCGAGATCGCGTGGAAGCGATTTACCGCACCGAGTCGCGGCGTGTTTTTGCCACGCTGGTGCGCATGATCGGCGACTTCGATCTCGCTGAAGAAGTGATGCACGAAGCATTCGCCGCTGCTGTCGAGAAGTGGACCCTCGAAGGAATTCCCAAAAGCCCACGCGCTTGGCTGGTGTCGACTGGTCGGTTCAAAGCGATCGATATCATTCGGCGCCGCACGCGATTCGATGCCTCGCTTGAGTCGATCGCGCGCGATGAAACGCAAACATCATCGGCGATCACTAGCGACGAAGATGTCGAGGATGATCGACTGCGGCTGATCTTCACCTGCTGCCATCCGTCACTCGCTGCACCCACACAGGTCGCGCTCACCTTACGCGAAGTATGTGGACTGGCGACCGAAGCGATCGCGAGTGCGTTTTTGTCGAACGTCGTAACGATTCAGCAGCGCATCGTACGCGGAAAAGCCAAGATTCGGGATGCCAAGATTCCGTATCAAGTTCCATCGGCTTCCGATCTTCCCGAGCGACTTGAATCGGTCCTTGCCGTCATCTATTTGGTCTTCAACGAAGGTTACTATGCCTCCTCCGGCGCAACGGTCACTCGCGCCGATCTTTCGGAAGAAGCGATCCGACTAGGTCGACTTGTCGTTGAACTTTTGCCCGATAGTGAGACGCTGGGGCTCCTCGCACTTATGCTGCTGCAAGAATCGCGGCGTGATGCGCGCGCCAACGACCATGGCGATTTGATCTTGCTCGAGGATCAGGATCGTTCGCGATGGAACCGCTTGCTCATCACCGAAGGGACCGAGATCGTACGTCGTGCGCTTGCGAGTCCGCAGGTCGGAAGCTACACGCTGCAAGCAGCCATCGCCGCTGTCCACGCCGACGCTCGCACCGCTGCCGAAACCGATTGGCGACAGATCGTCGAACTCTATCATCTACTTGCTCAGGCACAGCCTTCGCCGGTGGTCGATTTGAATCGTGCGGTGGCGATTGCGATGCGCGATGGTCCCGCCGCTGGCCTCGCGCTGGTCGACGAACTTCTCGCGCGGGGCGAGCTTGCCGACTATCATCTCGCCCATGCCGCCCGGGCCGATTTGTGCCGCCGATTGTCCCGAGTCGAGGAGGCCCGAACGTCGTACTTAAGAGCACTTGAACTGGCTCGCCAAGAGCCCGAACGCCGATTCCTACAGCGGCGTGTGAACGAACTGGCTGGTTAG